In Macadamia integrifolia cultivar HAES 741 chromosome 5, SCU_Mint_v3, whole genome shotgun sequence, a single window of DNA contains:
- the LOC122079250 gene encoding alpha-mannosidase 2-like → MAFSSGTGNSRRGGWANSLLPYSSNSTKSKLPRKSRRRVTVRDFIFANFFTIGLSISVLFFIAIVFRYGIPKPLSTPFRPRNFRQSKFRKPINRKPALLEGGNEVASAAVVDITTKDLYDKIEFLDADGGPWKQGWRVTYKGDEWDSEKLKVFVVPHSHNDPGWKLTVEEYYSRQSRHILDTIVETLSKDDRRKFIWEEMSYLERWWRDASEAKRKTFRNLVNNGQLEIVGGGWVMNDEANSHYYAIIEQMTEGNMWLNDTVGVVPKNAWAIDPFGYSPTMAYLLRRMGFENMLIQRTHYELKKELARHKNLEYIWRQSWDTEETTDIFVHMMPFYSYDIPHTCGPEPAVCCQFDFARTRGFSYELCPWGQHPVETNQDNVQERAQKLLDQYKKKSTLFRTNTLLIPLGDDFRYVSIDEAEAQFRNYQLLFDYINSNANLNTEVKFGTLEDYFQTLREEAERINYSLPGEVGSGQVAGFPSLAGDFFTYADRQQDYWSGYYVSRPFFKSVDRVLEQTLRASEMMIALLQGYCQRSQCEKFTTSFSYKLTAARRNLALFQHHDGVTGTAKDHVVVDYGTRMHLSLQDLQIFMSKAVEVLLYIRHEKSDQNPSLFEPEQVRSRYDVQPVHKIISPPEGSAQSVVFFNPLEQTRVEIVMVIVNRLDVTVLDSNWSCVESQVSPEWQHNKGKLFTGRHRLHWQASVPAMGLQTYYIANGYVGCEKAKPAKLKIFASSNDLPCPTLYPCSKLDGDMAEIKNNHLTLTFDAKLGLLHQMNNKDGSKTVVGEEIGMYTSPGSGAYLFKPDGEAQPIVQAGGQIVISEGPLMQEVYSYPKTTWDETPISYSTRIYNGEHTIQEFLIEKEYHVELLGEDFNDKELIVRFKTQLDNRRVFYSDLNGFQMSRRETYDKIPLQGNYYPMPSLAFMQSLTGQRFSVHSRQSLGVASLKNGWLEIMLDRRLVRDDGRGLGQGVMDNRPMNVLFHILIESNVSSTADPVSSPLPLNPSLLSHCVGTHLNYPMHVFTAKKPQEASMQLPPRSFSPLSASLPHDFHIVSFKVPRPLKYSHLLHGDSRFVLIIQRRQWDSAYYCQKGRPQCSIMADAPVNLFYMFKDLAVLNVKATSLNLLHHDTESLGYIEQMGDVAQEGHVIMSPMEIQAYKLELRPQQ, encoded by the exons ATGGCCTTCTCCTCCGGCACCGGCAATAGCCGACGGGGAGGATGGGCCAACTCTCTCCTCCCATATTCATCTAATTCAACCAAATCGAAGCTTCCCAGGAAGTCCCGGCGGCGAGTGACTGTTCGTGATTTCATCTTTGCTAACTTCTTCACTATTGGCCTCTCGATCTCTGTTCTTTTCTTCATCGCTATCGTCTTCCGCTATGGTATCCCAAAACCTCTTTCAACTCCTTTCAGACCCAGAAATTTCCGTCAGTCCAAGTTCAGAAAACCAATTAATCGAAAGCCCGCCTTGTTGGAGGGCGGAAATGAGGTCGCTTCCGCTGCTGTTGTCGATATCACGACTAAGGATCTATATGATAAGATCGAGTTCCTGGATGCGGATGGAGGCCCCTGGAAGCAGGGTTGGAGGGTGACTTACAAGGGCGATGAGTGGGATTCAGAGAAGCTGAAGGTTTTTGTGGTTCCGCATTCACATAATGATCCTGGTTGGAAGCTCACTGTCGAAGAGTACTACAGCCGGCAGAGCCGGCATATATTGGATACAATTGTAGAGACTCTGTCCAAG GATGACCGCCGCAAGTTTATATGGGAGGAGATGTCATATTTAGAGAGATGGTGGAGAGATGCCTCAGAGGCTAAAAGAAAAACTTTCCGCAATTTAGTCAATAATGGGCAGTTAGAAATTGTTGGCGGTGGTTGGGTGATGAATGACGAG GCTAATTCACATTATTATGCGATAATTGAGCAG ATGACAGAAGGCAATATGTGGTTAAATGATACCGTTGGGGTTGTCCCAAAAAATGCTTGGGCTATAGATCCATTTGGTTACTCACCTACCATGGCATATCTGCTCAGGCGTATGGGTTTTGAGAACATGCTTATACAGAGGACCCACTATGAGCTGAAGAAGGAACTTGCTCGACATAAGAATTTGGAATACATATGGAGACAGAGCTGGGATACCGAGGAAACTACTGATATTTTTGTCCACATGATGCCTTTTTATTCCTATGATATTCCACATACGTGTGGGCCTGAGCCTGCTGTTTGTTGTCAGTTTGACTTTGCACGAACGCGTGGCTTCTCTTACGAGCTCTGCCCATGGGGACAACATCCAGTTGAAACCAATCAGGACAATGTGCAGGAGCGAGCACAGAAACTATTAGATCAGTACAAGAAAAAGTCAACTTTATTCAGAACAAACACTCTTCTCATTCCTCTTGGGGATGATTTTCGTTACGTCAGCATTGATGAAGCAGAAGCTCAGTTTAGAAATTACCAGTTGTTGTTTGATTATATCAATTCTAATGCCAATCTGAATACTGAAGTGAAGTTTGGTACTCTGGAAGATTATTTCCAAACACTTCGTGAGGAGGCAGAGAGAATTAATTATTCCCTTCCTGGTGAGGTTGGCTCTGGACAGGTTGCTGGCTTTCCCTCATTAGCAGGTGATTTTTTTACATATGCTGATCGCCAACAGGATTACTGGAGTGGCTACTATGTTTCTAGGCCTTTCTTCAAATCTGTTGATCGCGTATTAGAACAGACACTGCGAGCATCAGAAATGATGATTGCATTATTACAAGGATACTGTCAGAGATCGCAATGCGAAAAGTTCACCACTAGTTTTTCCTACAAGTTGACAGCTGCAAGGAGGAATCTAGCACTTTTCCAGCATCATGATGGCGTCACTGGCACGGCGAAGGATCATGTAGTAGTCGATTATGGAACACGGATGCATTTATCTCTACAGGACCTGCAAATTTTCATGTCTAAAGCTGTTGAAGTACTGCTTTATATCCGCCATGAGAAATCAGACCAGAATCCATCTTTGTTTGAGCCAGAGCAGGTGCGATCAAGGTATGATGTCCAGCCAGTGCATAAAATAATCAGCCCTCCAGAAGGCAGTGCACAGTCGGTGGTCTTCTTTAATCCCTTGGAGCAAACAAGAGTTGAAATCGTGATGGTTATTGTTAACAGGCTAGATGTAACTGTTTTAGATTCAAATTGGTCATGTGTGGAAAGCCAAGTTTCTCCAGAGTGGCAGCACAACAAAGGCAAACTTTTCACCGGGAGGCATCGTCTTCATTGGCAAGCTTCCGTTCCTGCCATGGGATTGCAAACCTACTACATTGCTAATGGATATGTTGGATGTGAAAAGGCCAAACCGGCTAAACTTAAAATTTTTGCGTCTTCCAATGATTTACCTTGTCCTACTCTGTACCCTTGCTCAAAATTAGATGGTGATATGGCAGAAATCAAGAACAATCATCTGACACTTACCTTTGATGCCAAACTAGGTTTGTTGCATCAAATGAACAATAAGGATGGCTCAAAAACAGTGGTGGGAGAAGAAATAGGTATGTACACTAGCCCAGGAAGTGGTGCCTACCTGTTCAAACCTGATGGTGAGGCTCAGCCAATTGTTCAAGCTGGTGGGCAGATTGTAATATCAGAAGGACCTTTGATGCAAGAAGTTTACTCTTATCCAAAGACAACATGGGATGAAACCCCCATCTCCTATAGCACTCGAATCTACAATGGAGAGCACACTATTCAGGAATTTCTCATAGAGAAGGAATATCATGTTGAGCTTCTTGGTGAGGACTTCAATGACAAGGAGTTAATAGTTAGATTCAAGACACAGCTTGACAACAGACGGGTTTTCTATTCTGATTTAAATGGTTTTCAGATGAGCCGGAGGGAGACATATGATAAAATCCCTCTGCAGGGAAATTATTACCCAATGCCCTCCCTCGCATTCATGCAGAGTCTGACTGGCCAACGGTTCTCTGTCCATTCTCGGCAATCATTGGGTGTAGCAAGCCTTAAAAATGGCTGGCTTGAGATTATGTTGGACCGCCGTCTGGTGAGAGATGATGGCCGTGGTCTTGGACAAGGAGTCATGGATAACCGTCCAATGAATGTTCTGTTTCACATTCTGATAGAATCCAATGTCTCTTCAACAGCAGATCCGGTTTCTTCACCTCTTCCCCTCAATCCCTCACTTCTGTCTCATTGTGTTGGGACCCACTTGAACTACCCAATGCATGTATTCACCGCCAAGAAACCACAGGAAGCATCCATGCAGCTCCCACCTAGATCCTTCTCCCCTTTGTCTGCTTCCTTGCCCCATGATTTTCATATTGTGAGTTTCAAGGTTCCACGGCCTTTAAAGTATTCTCACCTGCTCCATGGGGACTCCAGATTTGTTTTAATAATACAGAGGCGACAGTGGGACTCTGCATACTACTGTCAGAAGGGCAGGCCCCAGTGCTCAATTATGGCCGATGCGCCTGTTAATCTGTTTTATATGTTTAAAGATCTTGCAGTTTTGAATGTGAAAGCAACTTCCTTAAATCTCTTACATCATGATACAGAATCACTTGGGTACATTGAGCAGATGGGAGATGTTGCACAAGAGGGACATGTTATTATGTCACCCATGGAAATACAGGCTTACAAATTGGAATTGAGGCCCCAGCAATGA
- the LOC122078296 gene encoding mannose-1-phosphate guanyltransferase alpha-like produces MGSSEERVVAVIMVGGPTKGTRFRPLSLNIPKPLFPLAGQPMVHHPISACKRIPNLVQIYLLGFYEEREFALYVSSISNELKVPVRYLKEDKPHGSAGGLYNFRDLIMEDNPSHIFLLNCDVCCSFPLPEMLEAHRRYGGIGTILVIKVSAESANQFGELVADPVTHELLHYTEKPETFVSDLINCGVYIFTPNIFATIQDVTTQRKDRANLRRVSSFEALQSATKTLPADFVRLDQDILSPLAGKKQLYTYETLDFWEQIKTPGMSLKCSALYLAQFRFTSPHILAIGNGTKSATIVGDVYIHPSAKVHPTAKIGPNVSISANARIGSGARLISCIVLDDVEIKENAVVIHSIVGWKSSIGKWSRVQASGDYNAKLGITILGEAVTVEDEVVVINSIVLPNKTLNVSVQEEIIL; encoded by the exons ATGGGGAGCTCAGAGGAGAGGGTGGTAGCTGTCATCATGGTAGGAGGGCCAACTAAAG GTACTCGGTTTAGGCCCCTGTCTTTGAACATTCCAAAGCCTCTCTTCCCTTTGGCAGGACAGCCAATGGTACATCATCCGATTTCCGCCTGCAAAAGG ATCCCGAACTTGGTGCAAATATATCTCCTTGGCTTTTACGAGGAGCGGGAATTCGCCTTGTATGTCTCTTCAATCTCTAATGAGCTCAAAGTCCCAGTCAG GTACCTGAAAGAAGATAAACCACATGGTTCAGCAGGTGGGCTTTACAACTTCAGAGATCTGATCATGGAAGACAACCCG TCGCATATCTTTTTGTTAAATTGTGATGTTTGCTGCAGTTTTCCTCTGCCAGAGATGCTTG AGGCTCATAGAAGATATGGTGGGATCGGAACAATCTTAGTAATCAAG GTTTCCGCTGAATCAGCTAACCAGTTTGGCGAGTTGGTTGCTGATCCAGTCACCCATGAACTGTTGCATTACACAGAGAAACCTGAGACTTTT GTGAGTGATCTAATTAACTGTGGTGTGTACATATTTACGCCAAATATTTTCGCCACTATTCAGGATGTTACCACACAACGGAAAGATAGAG CTAATCTACGACGTGTATCCAGCTTTGAGGCCCTCCAGTCAGCAACAAA GACCCTTCCAGCAGATTTTGTGAGATTGGATCAGGATATCCTGTCCCCTCTTGCTGGAAAGAAGCAGCTATATACATACGAGACCCTAGATTTTTGGGAACAGATCAAGACTCCAGG AATGTCCTTGAAATGTTCTGCTTTGTATCTTGCCCAATTTCGATTCACCTCTCCTCATATTCTAGCAATTGGGAATGGAACCAAGAGTGCTACCATCGTGGGTGATGTTTACATTCACCCATCTGCAAAAGTACATCCAACTGCGAAG ATTGGTCCAAATGTATCAATTTCTGCAAATGCTCGAATTGGCTCTGGGGCAAGGCTCATTAGTTGCATCGTCCTTGATGATGTTGAAATAAAG GAGAATGCAGTTGTCATACATTCAATTGTCGGGTGGAAATCATCTATTGGTAAATGGTCCCGTGtgcag GCTAGTGGAGACTATAATGCTAAACTTGGAATTACCATCCTAG GTGAAGCTGTGACGGTTGAAGATGAAGTTGTAGTAATCAATAGCATTGTTCTTCCAAATAAGACACTTAATGTCAGCGTGCAGGAGGAGATCATCCTATAA
- the LOC122080002 gene encoding uncharacterized protein LOC122080002 — protein sequence MSSSSATLCCRHLWTVFLCFVVLGFGLNFGNALKVPFRVKDVLPVLPRQVSWPVLNNLHSAVDLLPIFVGSIAPNNGSIEWKGSCFHGNDARFDLTSGEGGEQGLGGGALYLETSEAHSWTCMDLYVFATPYRITWDYYFSAREHTLKISSWEDPAELEYVRQHGISIFLMPSGMLGTLLSLLDVLPLFANTAWGQSANMAFLEKHMGASFERRNQPWKATINPDDVHSGDFLAVSKIRGRWGGFETLEKWVTGAFAGHTAVCLKDEMGNLWVGESGHENDKGEEIIVVIPWDEWWELALKDSSNPHIALLPLHPDVQAKFNDTAAWAYARSMTGKPYGYHNMIFSWIDTMADNYPPPLDAHLVLSLMSMWTRLQPVYAANMWNEALNKRLGTEGLDLHEILAETERHGMTFEELLVIPEQDDWVYSDGKSTTCVAFILEMYKEAGIFGPVSSAIQVTEFTIRDAYMLNIFENNRTRLPSWCNDNDDQLPFCQILGEYRMELPQYNTIEPYAKMNENCPSLPPTYGRPVSC from the exons ATGTCCTCGTCGTCGGCGACGTTATGCTGTCGGCACTTGTGGACGGTGTTCTTATGCTTTGTAGTGTTGGGGTTCGGTTTGAATTTTGGGAATGCGTTGAAAGTTCCGTTTAGGGTTAAGGACGTGCTTCCGGTTCTGCCTCGCCAGGTTTCATGGCCTGTGCTTAATAACCTTCACAGTGCTGTTGATCTATTGCCTATTTTTGTTGGTTCGATTGCTCCCAACAATGGATCCATTGAGTGGAAGGGTTCTTGCTTTCATGGTAATGATGCTCGATTCGATTTAACTAGTGGTGAAGGTGGTGAACAGGGACTGGGTGGAGGAGCTCTCTATCTTGAG ACCAGTGAAGCTCACAGCTGGACTTGTATGGACCTTTATGTATTTGCAACACCCTATAGGATAACATGGGATTATTATTTCTCTGCTCGGGAGCACACTTTGAAGATCTCGTCATGGGAAGATCCTGCAGAATTGGAATAT GTAAGGCAGCATGGGATATCCATATTTCTCATGCCATCAGGAATGTTGGGAACCTTGCTTTCTTTGCTTGATGTCTTGCCTTTATTTGCAAATACTGCTTGGGGTCAGAGTGCTAACATGGCCTTTTTGGAGAAACACATGGGAGCATCATTTGAAAGACGGAATCAGCCCTGGAAAGCAACCATTAACCCAGACGATGTTCATTCTGGTGATTTCTTAGCTGTGTCAAAAATCCGTGGGCGATGGGGTGGATTTGAGACACTAGAGAAGTGGGTAACAGGTGCATTTGCTGGACATACAGCGGTTTGCCTAAAGGATGAAATGGGAAATTTATGGGTTGGTGAGTCTGGGCATGAGAATGACAAG GGAGAGGAAATTATAGTGGTAATTCCATGGGATGAATGGTGGGAATTGGCACTCAAGGATAGCTCCAATCCACATATAGCGTTGCTTCCCTTGCATCCAGACGTTCAGGCAAAGTTTAATGACACTGCAGCTTGGGCATATGCTCGGAGCATGACAGGGAAGCCATATGGTTACCACAACATGATCTTCAGTTGGATTGACACCATGGCGGACAATTATCCACCTCCTCTTGATGCTCACTTG GTACTTTCTCTAATGTCAATGTGGACTAGACTGCAGCCAGTCTATGCTGCAAATATGTGGAATGAAGCTCTTAACAAGCGGCTTGGAACTGAG GGATTGGACTTACATGAAATTCTTGCCGAGACTGAAAGGCATGGAATGACCTTCGAGGAATTACTTGTCATCCCAGAACAAGATGACTGGGTATATAGTGATGGGAAATCAACAACCTGTGTTGCATTTATCCTTGAAATGTACAAAGAGGCTGGTATATTTGGTCCTGTTTCCAGCGCTATCCAGGTTACGGAGTTCACC ATTCGTGATGCTTACATGCTTAATATATTTGAGAATAATCGGACACGCCTACCGAGCTGGTGTAATGATAATGATGACCAACTCCCGTTCTGCCAGATTCTTGGAGAGTATCGCATGGAATTGCCTCAGTACAATACCATTGAGCCATATGCCAAAATGAATGAGAACTGCCCTTCCCTACCACCAACTTACGGAAGACCAGTAAGCTGTTGA